The Candidatus Kaelpia aquatica nucleotide sequence TGTATACAAATTCAATGAAATATTCAGTAACAGCACAACAATACCGCTCTCTTTAAATTACCGTAGTTACCAAGAAATACTCAATTTATCAAATTGGTTACTCAATCGATCACCACTAGATTATAGAAATAAATTAAAGGCTCATCGAGGAGCCTCTGATTCCTTGCCATTGTTATCAGACTTTGATAGCGCCCAAGAAGAGGCAAGCTGGATTGCTGATAAAATCCTTGAACGAAATAATTCCGACATTAATTTTAGAGACGTGATGGTCTTAGTTCGTTCTGGGTTAGATGCTAAACCAATTGAAGCAGAGTTTATTCAAAGAAATATACCATATTGTTTTATAGGCGGCACAAGCCTGACAAAATCAGCTCATGTTCGTGATGTATTATCACTCTTAAGAATTGTAAGAAACGACCAGGATGATTTAGCCTGGATGCGCTTTCTTAAACTATGGCCAAAGATTGGAGAAAGAACATCCGAGAAACTAATAAGTAATTTTTACGAACAAGCTGACATAAGTGCAATAAAAGTTTTATCTGAGAATATAGGAGAAAAACATAGTGCTATTTATGCATATAAACAGGTTGAATCTAAGCAAGAGACACCTAAGAAATGTGTTTATAAGGCGGTTCAACATCTTACTCCAATTTTAAAAGAGAGATATGACAAGTGGAATTTTCGTAGCCAAGATTTAGATCTACTAATTACTGTATCTGAAAAATATGAAACAATCAGTGATTTTATTGACGCTTTCACACTTGAGCCAATGACGAGCACAGAGGTGCAGAAGTTAGAAAATAGTGATGCTGTTTCATTGATTACAGTTCATAGCGCAAAAGGAACGGAAGCTCCGATCTGTTTTGTAGTAAACGCTAAGCAAGGCACATACCCTCATATCCGTAGCTATGGAGATATTAATTCAGAAGAGGAAGAGAGAAGAATACTATATGTAGCGCTTACAAGAGCACAGAATGAACTCTTTATCACTCGATCAGCAGGTCATAGTAATTTTTACATGCAGAACAAGCCAGCAGAAGGGGAAGAGTACTTTTTATCAGAGATACCTGAAAACCTGGTAATAAGTGAAATTCATGGCTGGAAGTCAGGTTATTCAAGCGGATTTATATCGCTTAAAGATGTGTATTAAAAAATTAGATATCTCTTAAATACGCTCTGAACATCTAAATGGCTGTAAATACTACCTCTTAGGAGCAATATTAACCCTAGACGTTGCAATTAGATCCTTCGATTTGTAATCCCCCTAATTATATGGCATACTTTATAAAGAGGGAGATTGGTGCAAAACATGGTAAATCTAAAGACTAAAGGGATTGTTTTATTTATAGTGGGGGCTATTTTGCTTTCTCCTCCTGCCTGTGCAAGGAGAGTGCATAATGTTGCTAATTTAGAGTTTCTAAACGAAATTGACTGGCAGAAGATTCAAACAGCCATAGACGAAGCTAAGGATAGGTTGTATGCAGAGTTTTCTGGAAGCAAGAGGTGGGTTTTTACCGAAGCCCTGCATGAATCGATGAGACCGGAAACAGAGGAGAAATCGTTCTTTGTCCTTGAGCAGATGCCTACGAATAAAGACTTAGAATATATTCGAGATTTAGAACTTGACCATGAAATCTCTATACTCTTTATCCCTTACATAGATACCTGGTTTCTCGTCCGTGGTAACGGCACACATGCTGAACTACCTGATAATTTGGATAAAATATACAGAGCAGGTCTCGTTGGAAGCTTTGGACACCTTCATTACTCTGATTTTTGGCCATTACCATCTCCAGTTGATGTAGATATGGCCATAACATACGGTGGATTTGAATGGGTTATTGCGGGGTCTGGGATCTGTATCTACGAAGCTGACGATATAACTAATCCTTTAACAGGAAACTCCTGGTTACTCAATCCTTATAAAATTAAAGATTTCTTACCCAAAATATCTACCTTAGAAACAGAAGATGAAGCTTTATCGGTTGTCAGCGAATTTTATAAAACTATAAATTTAGATTTTACAATACTGCTCTGGATTGAATTAGAAAATGATTCAATCGCAGGTATAGATGTCCTCCCGGATTTGGTAGAAAGCCTGCATAGTCCTGATGATATAACAAGAGCACGGGCTTTGGTAAACGTAGCCTCCTTACTAGATGAAGAGGCTTTGGTAATTTTAAAATCATTCTCCAATGATCCTTCAGTTTATATACGTACACTAGCCATAGAGTTAATTTCTAATATGGATTTAATAGATGCAAAAGAAGCAATTGATACTGCAGAAGCCTACTTAGATGATGCAGACTTCTCCATTAAGTCTGATGCCCTAGATATTGTTATTCAGTTATCCCAAAGCGAAGGATTGCTGGAAGAACTAAAGCCTGCAATTATAGACTGCTTGAAAAAGACTTTAAATACCGAACATTTCTTAAGTACTTTTAGAGAACTAAGCTCATTAAGAGGAGTTACAGACAATCCTGAACTTTTAGCTTCAGCTGTGTCGGAAATAGGCACAGAAGACACTATAAAAGATCTACATCTCATCGTAGATACAGCAGAGAGAGACTCAGAATCCCAGCTTGCATTATATTGTTTGGATTTTATAGACAATAGATTGCCTTTTGAAGAATCTTCTCATCAGGCAACAGCAAGAATGATTAATCCTCTAGAAGGAGCACGATTAACCTTCGATGATTGTCAAAAAATAAGCAACTTAGGTTCTGAGACAATTAAGGATGCTAATGACGGAAAATACTTAGATCTACAGATAGATTTAATCCTTAGAGATGGTGAACCCATATTTATTCAAACATCATTGCAAAACTCCTACGGTATTTTATACGAACAGAATGGCGAACTAATTGGATGCGGTTTTATTGAGCAAGAAAGAGACGGTTGGAACATAAAATCATTCTTTGTTGCACCTCAGATGCAAGGTAATGGCATAGGAACAAAAATAATAGAGGAACTTGAGAGAATAGCAATATCAAATGGAGCAACGAAGATTTATCTGGAAGCATACGATTTCCCTAACACAATCTCTTTTTATGAAAAAGCAGGATATACAATTACTGGTAGAACAAAACCTTTTCGTCGTTTTGATTTGGCAAGGGCTATTGATTTTATCTCTATGGAAAAAACTATAAACGATGAAAGAAGTGATTAAAATTAAAAATATTCTTTTAATTTTAACAACCATTATCCTTATCTCTAATACTTCTTATGCTAGAAGAGTAAAAGAAACAAGTATTACTCTCTCCACAGGCTTAGAAGTCCAAAAAATAGCTCCTAAAGAGGACTTTAAAAATCCATTCCAAGTTTTAATTGATGAAATGATTCTTCAGATTAAATGGCGAGGAAAAACAGAAAAAATAGTAGAAGACATAATAGCTGCAGCAGAACAATTTCTTAGGAATACATTCGAGATATCATCCCAGACTATTAAAGGTAATATTGTCCCATTCAGTCAATTAAGAAGACAACCGGCATTCAGTAAAACATATTCTTTTATGACAACTTTTCATAATCCAGACCAAGGGTATATCCAAATTTTTATAAACTCAGAGCTGCTACAAAAACATTCTGATGCAGAATTTGTCAGAGGCATTATACATGAAGTACTTACCTTTTCATTACAACCGGATGAGTTTTTCAGCTTGTCTAGAAAAGATCCAGAAGGTCTTTTCTATGCTACAGAAACAGGGGGATATAAATTGCTGATTGAAGGATTTGCAAATTTCTTTACCGAAGTTCCATTTACACTAGAAATGGCAAAAAGCTATGCCGATGCTTTAAAAGACGAATGCTTTGCTTCGTTATTCCCTGGTTTAGACGAAGATAGAATTGAATTAATTAAAGAACAAAGTTGGTATAGGAATGCCCACCCTTTAGGACTGATGATGTTTGATGTATTCTCAAGGATTAACCCTGAGGCAATGTGGGAATATGCGCTAACTTTTTATAGCCGCGTATTAGGTGGAGATATAAACTTGGTCAGCATTGCCAGCATTAATGTAAAAGAGATTCTTTATCAGGATTATGTTTCATTATGTCAGTTGGCAGGAGAAGAGCCATATCCAAGATATATATTTTTTAAAGATGAAAAATAAAAAAATACTTTTAATTTTAATATTTGTTACTTTGATATTATCCAATCCTGTATATGCAAGGAGAATTAATACTGTACTCACTTATAACGAGGAAGCAAGTTTTGATATTTCAAAAATTAATCAATCTCTTAACGAACTTGGCTATTCTCAATCTGAATTATTGACTCTTCAATTAATAGATTTATTTCCTAGCCTTCAGTACAATTTGTCAAAATTGAGTCAGGTTGAGAATCCACGAGAAAAAGCATCTCATCTAGCAATGTTTATAAAAGTTCTTATAGGTTTGGCAGTAGATGAAAACCAGTTTGAGCTATCCGACGTATTAAATAAAAGAAAAGCTAATTGTTATGGATTTGCACAACTTGTTTATGTTCTAGGAAAATCCGTGGGATTAGATGTAGAACTACTTCTTGTCCCAAATTTTGGGCCAGGCCATATGGTAAACCTGATACATACAGATAGGGGAGATATAATTTTAGATTTAACCAATAAAAATCCTGAGATAGGGTTTTACCTTAGCCCCCTAATTGACTGGGATAAAAATTATGAAAGTTTAAACGAAGAAGGATATCTCTGGTGTCTAAGAGAAGATAGTAAAATTGACGATACTTACAATGCAGTTCAGATTATAAATAAAGACGGCTTAAAAGCAGAACTATTGGCTAGTCGTAGTTATGAAAAAGGTAAAGTAGGATTGATTGAGGAAGAACTACGTCTTTGCGAGGAAGCAGAAGATCTCAACCCTAATTCTTGTGTTGTTTTAAATAATCTTGCTGCTATATATGCTAAGTTGGGACGATTAGAAGAGTCCCGTGCATATTTTCTAAAAGCAGTTACTATCAATCCTTATTACGCAAGAGCATTTTTTAATCTTGGCCATATTGAAGATGATTTAGGCTATCATGAAGAGGCAATCGATGCTTATTCAAAAGCAATAAATATAAGACCGGATTATGTCGAAGCCTGGCATAACCGTGGTCTTGTCAAATTGCAGTCAGGGATAGAGATTGCAGAAGAAGACGGAGAAAAAGCATATGAGTTACTTGAGCAAGGACTGAAAGATTTTGATCAAGCAATAAGGTTAGATCCTACATATGCCGCAGCATATGATAATCGCGCTACTACACTTTCTTTGTTAGGGCGACATAAAGAAGCCATTATTGATTTTGATATATCAATCAACCTAGATCCGACTGCCAATGCGTATCTTAAACGAGGTTTTTTTAAATATACGAATTGAAAGAGATAGATGAAGGTCTAGGGGACATCAGAAGAGCGCTGGAGTTGAATCCAAATTTTGTTTTACCCGATAATATAAGAGAGATGTTATGAAAACATACAAAACATGAAATATTTTAAATATAATATTTTAATTCTCGCTGGGGCTATTTTTGTTTTTTCCTGCTCTGCCGACGCAAGAAGGGTAAAAAGCAGCTTAGATACTCCAGGGATACATGTGCTGCTACCTCTTATTGTAAAAGCAATTGTAAGTCAAGATAAAGAAGCGCTTAGCACTCTTGTTAGCGAAAACCCTATTCTTGCCAGTAAAAACTGCTGGAGTGGCTTATTAAACAACCTAGATAAAGATAGTTGGAAAGCAGAAGCATATCGTGCACTTGCGATTACATCCAAACGTATTGGAGAGCATAGAAATGCTGTTAATTATTATGATCAATCTGTAAGGGAATTCAAAGACTTGGGTGAGCACTTTAAACAAGCAGGTAATTATTTAGTAGCAGTTAGAATGTATGATCGAGCTATAGATATTACTTTTAATAATACAACAAAACATAGCAATGACTTCCAATGGCTTTTTGACACATACCTCACTTGTGCTGAATATCTTGAGCTTGGTAAAGATTTTCAGAGAGCATTAGGAAGATATACTTCTGCAGCATACCTTGCAGCTCAAAAACTAAATGATTTCGAGTCATCCGTATCATGTAATGTCAAAGCAGCAGAATGTGCTTTAAAAATAGCAGAAAATTTATTAGCTAAAGATAAGATGCAAGATGCACTGTTAATGCTTCAAAGTGCTGTCAAAAAATATGACCATGCTGCAAAAACATCAAAAGTAAAACTAAAAAACAACGCTAATTTTGCATTGTACAACAGCCTTGCAGCTGAATCCTATTCTAAGATAGCTGAACTATACAAACAAATAGGAGAAGTAGCGCTTGAGAAAAAAGCCTGGATAGAGACAGCCAAACGCTACCTAATTACAATGAACGCATATATCGCATCAAAGAATAGATCTTTAGCAGAAGGTTTTAGAATGAAAGCAGCTTCTGTATTAGAAAACATAGGTATGTTTGAAGAAGCACAGGAACTATTTAAATAGATGAAGATGGTAAAGTAATACGTTATTAAAATGAACGTTAAAAATATTTTAAGAGGGGTGCCGATACGATTATGGATTTTATAGAGCTGTTAAAAGCTAAAGGGATATCATTTTAGACATGATAGATATCCTAGCCAAAAGAACTATCTTAATTATGTTGGGGTGTCTTTTGTTTCTGCCTCAGGCTCAGGCCAGGAGAACACCCCAAATCCCAACTACAATTAGTGAACTCCGGCAAAAATTACTGGAAATTGAAGAGACAACAAAGATACACTTTTCACGAAGCTATTTACTCTCTGATGAAAAATTAACAGCACTACTGCAAAGTCTTAAAAGTGCAGGTAGAGGAGTTGACTTAATAGGTGAATTCTACAATATACTTCTTGAAGTTGAAAAAACAGCCCGAGAGAGGCTGGGAGAAGATATTAACTTCTCAGGGGTTCTCATGTATTTCGAAGAACCTGCAAGCGGAGAAGGCTGGGAACAGCTTGATATAACAAAAGATGATGTCAGAAAAGATAATTATAAAACGATAGATTACAACATTAGAA carries:
- a CDS encoding ATP-dependent helicase; this encodes MELNDQQRKAAAYNGRAKNILVTAGAGCGKTRTIIARAIHLLQSGADASRILMMVFTNRAAKEIKARLNSEIGSASNQIHAGTFHSFCLRTISTAPNSFGVSGLNIIDSDDQNSLMTIVRGGYISKYEKELNKEFPKSSALVRYYSYSRNTCQDPRQYLSNNTDLGGQFIEICCKIFNEYQKTKELRGYLDYDDLLNHFTISLRNKPQLRSAIAKLFDEVLVDEVQDTNPLQFEILKCFSEEGVRLFCVGDPAQSIYKFRGAEFQHVYKFNEIFSNSTTIPLSLNYRSYQEILNLSNWLLNRSPLDYRNKLKAHRGASDSLPLLSDFDSAQEEASWIADKILERNNSDINFRDVMVLVRSGLDAKPIEAEFIQRNIPYCFIGGTSLTKSAHVRDVLSLLRIVRNDQDDLAWMRFLKLWPKIGERTSEKLISNFYEQADISAIKVLSENIGEKHSAIYAYKQVESKQETPKKCVYKAVQHLTPILKERYDKWNFRSQDLDLLITVSEKYETISDFIDAFTLEPMTSTEVQKLENSDAVSLITVHSAKGTEAPICFVVNAKQGTYPHIRSYGDINSEEEERRILYVALTRAQNELFITRSAGHSNFYMQNKPAEGEEYFLSEIPENLVISEIHGWKSGYSSGFISLKDVY
- a CDS encoding GNAT family N-acetyltransferase — its product is MVNLKTKGIVLFIVGAILLSPPACARRVHNVANLEFLNEIDWQKIQTAIDEAKDRLYAEFSGSKRWVFTEALHESMRPETEEKSFFVLEQMPTNKDLEYIRDLELDHEISILFIPYIDTWFLVRGNGTHAELPDNLDKIYRAGLVGSFGHLHYSDFWPLPSPVDVDMAITYGGFEWVIAGSGICIYEADDITNPLTGNSWLLNPYKIKDFLPKISTLETEDEALSVVSEFYKTINLDFTILLWIELENDSIAGIDVLPDLVESLHSPDDITRARALVNVASLLDEEALVILKSFSNDPSVYIRTLAIELISNMDLIDAKEAIDTAEAYLDDADFSIKSDALDIVIQLSQSEGLLEELKPAIIDCLKKTLNTEHFLSTFRELSSLRGVTDNPELLASAVSEIGTEDTIKDLHLIVDTAERDSESQLALYCLDFIDNRLPFEESSHQATARMINPLEGARLTFDDCQKISNLGSETIKDANDGKYLDLQIDLILRDGEPIFIQTSLQNSYGILYEQNGELIGCGFIEQERDGWNIKSFFVAPQMQGNGIGTKIIEELERIAISNGATKIYLEAYDFPNTISFYEKAGYTITGRTKPFRRFDLARAIDFISMEKTINDERSD
- a CDS encoding tetratricopeptide repeat protein, whose protein sequence is MKNKKILLILIFVTLILSNPVYARRINTVLTYNEEASFDISKINQSLNELGYSQSELLTLQLIDLFPSLQYNLSKLSQVENPREKASHLAMFIKVLIGLAVDENQFELSDVLNKRKANCYGFAQLVYVLGKSVGLDVELLLVPNFGPGHMVNLIHTDRGDIILDLTNKNPEIGFYLSPLIDWDKNYESLNEEGYLWCLREDSKIDDTYNAVQIINKDGLKAELLASRSYEKGKVGLIEEELRLCEEAEDLNPNSCVVLNNLAAIYAKLGRLEESRAYFLKAVTINPYYARAFFNLGHIEDDLGYHEEAIDAYSKAINIRPDYVEAWHNRGLVKLQSGIEIAEEDGEKAYELLEQGLKDFDQAIRLDPTYAAAYDNRATTLSLLGRHKEAIIDFDISINLDPTANAYLKRGFFKYTN